Below is a window of Pagrus major chromosome 21, Pma_NU_1.0 DNA.
AATCCAGGTACCTTTTGCCCCTCTGTGTGACAGAGGGGTCCGAAAGGGTTGCCGTTACAGGCCATCTTTGCTCAATCAGTCGCTCAATCATATAGTATGTGCTATTCCATCTGGTGCTTACATCCTGCACAAGCTTTTTTATTTGCTCAGGTGGGcccatttgtttctgtttctcttttaacTTGTTGCTGGCTAgctcactttttttaaaatgttccacAAGACATCTTGCTGCCCCGAGAGCCTTATCAATGCTTGCGTGCTTGAGTGCAGAGTTGATCACGAGTTGCAAGGTATGGCCTGTGCAGCGTACAGAGGACCACCCATGCTTCTCCTCCAGTATGTTTGCCGCTGCCACAACATTGGCCCCATTGTCATGCACAATGGCAATGATCTTGGTAGGAGGAATTTTAAACCTGGCTACTCCTTCCTCCAACCACTCAGCGATGTTGGCTGCAGTATGTCTGTCCTGCAGTGGCATGGTGGTAAGGCAAACTGACTGCATGTTCCAATCATCTGTGATGAAATGGCATGTAATGCCAAGGTAGGCTTCGGTGGCTACACTTGTCCAGGCATCAGTGGTGAGAGCAatcttgctgctgctgttgtttatTGCAGTCATCACTTCCTGGACTGTCTCTTGATGTTTCCTCTCCATCAGCTTTGTAAAATGGGTCCTTGAGGGAAGAGTGTAACCAGGCTGCAGGGTGTGGATCATTGCTTTGAAGCCATCATCTTCCACCATTGATAGTGGCCTCATGTCGGTCACGAGCATGTTGAGGATGCTATCTGTCAAAACAGCTGCTTGCCGTGGTGTGCATGGTGCATTATTCCCCACCACGAAGCCACTCATGGtgagttgtttttgtctgaaattAGAAAGACTGTATGAGTATGCATAAAAGCACAATTATTAATTTACATAAAATTTAATACAGGCCTTGTTGTTTTAGTTAATTATTATTGCTTATGTAAAGGCCAGTAACCCAAAGGGCAAGTACAGACTAGACTTTTGAcaacacgcacgcacgcacacacacacgcacgcacaatAAATAAGGGACAGGAGTCAGGACTAAATACAGAATTATATCAGAACAGACTGAAAGCTTAGCGGGCCAGCTAAACGTTCGTTTCACAGCAAGTAGATCGTTTCGTTTATCTAACGTTAATACCCACTGTTTGCTTGCCATCCAGCTTGACAAGCATAACTTAGCCGCTAACGTTAGCCTTGTATTGCGTTACGTTAGCCGGGTAATCTTGTCGAGCAAACAGCGGCTATTACAGTTAGATAAACGAAACGAACTACCTGCTGTGATATGAACGTTTCCTCACCGCTACGCACATGAGTCTAATCTTTTGTTTAATGAAAATCAAGATGAAGATTTtgtagtaacattagctaacttACCCAGCCGAGCTCCCTTCCCCGGCGGCGTCATCCATGGCACCGacatgtttcctttttaaatgcTCTCGCATTACGGTTGTGCTCCCATGCCAAGCCAGGTTCATTCTGCATAATTTGCAGCTAACACTTTTTTTCGTTTTTGTCAAAGTGAAGTGCTCCCACACTTTTGATGACTTCGGTCTTGCGGTTTTCTCCCCCTCCgacatgtgtgttttctttaagcGCCGCTGTGCTCAGACAAGGTAAGTGACGTAGAGGCTCCgcgacactttttttttaagccagtGACAGGCTGCGACCAGGCTGCGACGCAGCAACTGATCTGCAAAACAAACGGCTCTGCGGGCCAAGTTAATCGCTACCCAACGAATCGATAATCAAATTCGTTGCCAACGAATTTAATAATCGATTATTATCGATTTTATCGATTAgttgttgcagccctactccCTTATAAGACGATTCAATATGTATCTAGATACATGAGCTACAATACGATTCAGGGACGATActttttattatgaaatgaTGCGATTCCAATTCGATTCGATCTGGTTTGGGTACGATAAGATACAGATACAATTCTTTGTATCATGTAGACGTTCATTTTCTTTTAGTAAGCGATGCCACTTTCTATAAAAGTGGCATTGCTTACCGTCAAATAGATATTTCATAAGACCAGGGAAGCCTATGTATTATTCTTACTATTATGTACATCTGTATCTTAATCTACTTATACCTCAGTGTATAAAAACACACGTGTTGTCTCATCCCGATCTGATGAACAACTATCCTGTTGTCTGGATCTCCATGAGCAGGGTCTGTCTGAACTGGATCTGTCTACATTGGACCTCTCTGAACTGGATGTCCCTGACTGTCTGTATCCTCTGCTTCCTAATAATAACCAGTGTATAAAATCACACCTATgattaacaatcagacaaatgtttactaCTGATAACCAACTCAAAAGTTGGATTAACTTAACAGTGTGCACTGTACAGCAACTGTCAGTAGACAGtaaacagtgtgcagtatgGTTAAATAGCAGTACATAATGTCAGTAGACAGTTAACAGTGTGCAGTATGGTTTAATGCAGTACATAATGTCAGTAGACAGTTAACAGTGTGCAGTATGGTTCAATTCAATACATAATGTCAGTAGACAGTAAACAGTTTGCAGTATAGTTCAATTCAGTACATAATGTCAGTTGACAGTTAACAGTGTGCAGTATGGTTCAATTCAGTACATAATGTCAGTAGACAGTTAACAGTGTGCAGTATGGTTCAATTCAGTACATAATGTCAGTAGACAATGACAGTTAACAGTGTGCAGTACtaccagcagtcacagaatacAGCTAATGACAGCAACACGTTCAAAAGCAGACAGGTCGTAAGTCCTTAGCAATAAAATGTGCTATAGATGCTGTGGTTACCTTTGACCCGCCGAGTTGCGGCTCAGTTAAGGctggaaaaagtgtttaatctttgtgtgtgttcttgctAGTGCTAGCTTTACTAGCACCCTCGTCGTCTGCACAGGTTTCACCAAGCCGTCTCACCAGGTGAACGCTAACATTTGTTGTGCTACCACTGTACTTAAACGCTGCTCTACAGAGCTTACAAATGGCGTGTTTTTTGTCCAACTTTCCGTCCTTCTTATAAAATTCAAATCTCTTTCCAAACTTTTGATTTTAGATTTGACGGTCGGCATTGTCagacatgttgcttttgtttccttGGCAACGCTACGCTAACGTATCTGTGTCGCATCTCACGAGAGTCTCGCACTGACCTTTGATCTTCTACGAGAGTTTGAAGACACAGTGgctgtgtctgaaatcactcACTCACCCCCTTCTCCCTACTCACTACATAGCGGAGTCCAACATAGTGGACTATATAGTGAGCTCAtcggcagaaagaaaaaagcacttTCGGATACTACTCAGGCGCCGTTAATTACGTCACTGCTGTCGCACAGTTGAAAGGTGGACTATCtgtaataaaattaaatatatattaaaattagTATTTAAAAAGTATACCGTTAATATTGAGTCAAAACACAAGCATTTTAATGTACATCCCGAAatctatatactatatacatgtatgtgtatattttaacaccattttCGCGCCacatcttttgtctcttttatcttGTACCGTGATCAAAGAGCTATAGTTAGACCCCATTTACTTTGCAATTGCATACGAGTCTCAGAACTCCCCAAAATGCCACCAAACATCAATTTATCTATATTCTTACTCACCATCATTGTCAGATTGTAAGTATAAAGATGaaggattttacatttatacaagACATCTAAATCATTAATGTATTGTTAATGTCAATAATTCACTTGTATTGTCAGACTACACCCCCTCCTGTGGAAACAGACATGGCACAACTTTGTTCATAAATCAGattagatggatggatagatagatactttattcaTCCCTTAGGGGAAATTCAGGTGTCCAGTAtagctcataaaaacacacatgaataaataagttaacaacagctcataaaaacacacacgaataaataagtaaacaacagctcataaaaacacacacaaataaataagttaaaaacagctcataaaaacacacaaataaataagttaaaaataattattattgcatttcattttatgaaattttatgttgtatttatttttttacatttttttattttttggacaTATTTGTTGGGTATCCAGGCTCAGTGCATGACTCTAGAGTCCTGAAAAATAGCCCTCTTTATCCACCTGAGGGCTACTGCATTCTAGGGGATGGTGGATACCCCTGCATGTCCCACCCAGTTGCCCTTGTAACCCCCTACAGAGAGCCTGTGAGAGGTGTGGTCGCTGGGAGGTGCAAAGGCTCGTTCAGCCATAGAACAGGCCTTTGGCATCATGAAGACCAGATGGCGATCGGTCTTCTTCAAGGCTTTGGAGGTGCACCCTGCATTTGCCGTGAAGGTCATTGCCTGTTGTGCCATCTTGCACAACCTCTGCATCAGGGATGGGGACATTCTAGAGCCTGTCGAAGAGGTTCCAGATGATGGAGGTGAGCAGCTTCAGCAGGACCTGCATTGTGGGGAACAGCTGCATGGGCGCAtcgctgctgctctgtctgcacCGGACAACACTCCTCAAGCTCTTCAAGAGCATGACTATTgttaaaaactataaaaaaaaaataaaaaaaagaagtacaaAGTCAAGTTTTTTGGTTAGGTTATACTAAGTACTATAGTACTTCTTAAGTTTCAAATGATATTGTAAAGTGCTAAAAGTTTAATAATATaatctttgatttgtttatgttaGTTAAGGAAATGTTGATGTTAGAATTTGCCTTGTAAATATTAGTACTCACTTTttgttaattattattgataaatGTTTATATGTTAGAATTTGCCTTGTAAATATtagttttcatcagtttttgttATTGATAATCCATTGAGTTAGGGTATTGTTGGTATGTTGATATGAACCTGTCTCATTCCCTGGCTCTGGTGTGTCACTGTCTGAGTCAGGTGGCACTGAATCAGGGGACACTGAATCAGACACAGAAGGGTTCTCTCTCCATGCTGAGGCAATGAGGCATGGAGGCTGAATAGATGGCCTGGCTCCTATCACCTCATCCATGAGGGAGAACCACTTCTGTGTCCCAGCAGTAGGCTCCCCTGATTCAGTGCCACTTCCTGTCGGTGGTTTCTATTCCATTCAATTTTGATAGACGGTAATTTAGTCACAAGATAAAACTACTTTCACCTTTATTAAGAATGCACATCAATATAAGATGTTCCTTCACAATAATGTGACAGCTCACTCCCATCGAAATGCTGAGGCAAAGCGTTTGCCTGAGAAGAGGTggtccttctctctcctcaggcGGATAAGTTTGGACACATCGTCGTCAGTCCCTGAAGGgattaaaatatgatattttctCTAGTGCTGATGTGACACTCCAACTTAATTTCACTGCTAACAAATTAGAAAAAATGTAGCTCATCAAAGTTAGTTTTCACTTAGCGCCGCTGCTAATGGCAATTACAAATTACTGTAGGGAAGAGGGCAACAGTTAGCTAACAgtcagctaacattagcgaGCGTCGCTAGTGTTAGCTAACAGTCAGCTAACATTAGTGAGCGTCGCTAGCTGTGAATTATGCCATAACACTACTAAGCAACTTTTAACACAAACTTCAACACAtccatatatatttttttgttaaaattacTCACATTTGTAGATCAGCTCCCTCTCCGCGACCTCCATGTGTCCGTCCGACATTTTTCTCTCACCGCAATGCATGATCGTAAATATTGCTTGGTTAGTGACCATCGGTtgtacagtcctgctcaccattattggcacccatgaagtttaagtacataatgtggaatatcttctgaaaaaaatgaatcaagtgaaacattttttttctatagagaactcgtgtttgatacaaaagagcaaatgataaacaacaatttaaaacaataaacaatgggaggaaaaaatagaaaaacttaaagcttgctgtgtcactggtattggcaccctttgttgtaaatcagtatggaaacacattgtgactcacctgtggtaaatcacaaatgagaatcatctgtgataaattgtctgtgcccatgtgacatgaattagccaatgaatgatgacttccctgttttaaaaagccatctgttatcccctgttcctttgtcacaatggtgaagacaaaggagctgtctgaggacatcagaagtgcgataattggcaaacacaagacctccaaagggtataaggccatctccaaagaccttggtgtccctgtttcaacagtgcgtaatgttattaagaagtttgccaagcatggaactgtcaagaacctccctgggcgtggggggaagagaaaaattgatgagagaagtcttcgaaagttggtgcgaatggtggaaaaaacaccacgtcaaacatccaaagacctgaaggccaacctggaacagtctggagtcatggtttcaacaagtaccatacgccgcacactaaaccaaacagggcttcatgggcgaaggccaaggaagacatcactgctgaggaaaagacataaaaaggaacaactaatctttgccaaagagtacctggacaaaccacaatccttctgggaaaatgttctgtggacagatgaaacaaaaatagagctttttggcaatgcacacccacagtttttttatagactacacaatgaagcctacaaggaaaagaacaccctaccaacagttaagcatggtggaagatccataatgctgtggggctgctttgctgcatctggtactggaggccttgaccgtatcacaggaatcatgaaatcagagaattatcaagagattttagagcgaaatgtcctacccagtgtaagaaaacttggtttgagtcgaagatcatgggtcctccagcaagacaaagacccaaagcacacatccaaaagcacgcaggaatggttgaaaaggaaaaaatggactgttttaaaatggccagccatgagtcctgatctcaatccgattgaaaatctttggtatgagctgaaatctgccatttgggaaaagaaacctgcaaacgttcaagagcttgaacaatttgcaaagacagagtgggagaaaataccagctgagaagtgcaagaagcttatagaagcgtataagaaacgtttggaggctgtcatcactgccaaagggtgtgcaaccagatattaaagaggggtgccattattgctgcacatgctgttttttctgtttcttctttgaaattacaatatgtaagttgaaaaaacaattttctttgttaaattactttggacctccgattaaaagatcctgatgatataaatttggtacatttccatttatttctgacgatactgtagaggttatgcaaaaaatgaaggggtgccaataatggtgagcaggactgtacaCTACCTCTCgcgatgcattgtgggatactttGAGTCCACTATATAGGGTATAATAATTCCCACTAGACATTCGGacagcactacaaaatggcgTACTCACTATgtagtgcactatatagtgaGTAGTGAGGGATTTCGGACACAGCCACTGAGGAAGTTGCAGCATAGCAGCTTCACTCAACCCATTCATAACATTAAAATCGGGCCATCGACAGCTTCACAGTACATTTagatgatatgatgatgatgaatgataaGATGcatgtaatatatataaattaagGGATTTCTCTGGTTTATAATGAGCATATTTTCAATGATAACAGAGATTAAGCAATATGCAACACTGTAGCGCCTTTAAGCAGTCCTTCCatgtagggctgggcaatatggcctttaaatgatatcacaatatttttaggccatattgtgatatacagtatataccaTCACAATAATTTTGACCAAACAGGCCCTACTTTGATATCAATAATTGTAGGggtgactattggtacttttatTTAATACGAACACAGTGACATTAttgataatcatcagtaatgtggatgtaGGCCTGGGCGATAAATCAATAGCAGTATATATCAGCGATAGACACGTCAACGATAGCAATAAGAAAATAGttcaataaaatgtacaaaacgATAGTTTCATGTGTACGCATTAAAGATACTTATGATATCCCTTGATAATGGAGGGTACTACCAGTAACACGTCAGCAGCCAGTCAGTTAACAGGTGTGTAGTTCAGTTGCACCGTCACCATGTGACTGACAGCAACA
It encodes the following:
- the LOC141016928 gene encoding E3 SUMO-protein ligase ZBED1-like, whose protein sequence is MNLAWHGSTTVMREHLKRKHVGAMDDAAGEGSSAGQKQLTMSGFVVGNNAPCTPRQAAVLTDSILNMLVTDMRPLSMVEDDGFKAMIHTLQPGYTLPSRTHFTKLMERKHQETVQEVMTAINNSSSKIALTTDAWTSVATEAYLGITCHFITDDWNMQSVCLTTMPLQDRHTAANIAEWLEEGVARFKIPPTKIIAIVHDNGANVVAAANILEEKHGWSSVRCTGHTLQLVINSALKHASIDKALGAARCLVEHFKKSELASNKLKEKQKQMGPPEQIKKLVQDVSTRWNSTYYMIERLIEQRWPVTATLSDPSVTQRGKRYLDLKADQWSLLEELSTALKPFECATVFMSGEKYITISAVPPLVKGLLKSTQSAAFESAPMRAFQVTAMEQLQQRWKRETAFSDTAPNTVILSTALDPRFKRLKFLKPEEVLHVQNKVHSLALKERRVMDEQQRGCNQITSATSTTTAAAAAKPAAPVSLLDSLLDSDGEEENREGEAVDLQSQVSNEVLTYFGEKPLAKEESPLDWWKANEDRYPTLARLAKSYLCIPGTSTPSERLFSAAGNIASKKRASLSQEHVDMLTFLHCNAKFL